Proteins encoded in a region of the Brevundimonas vesicularis genome:
- a CDS encoding malonic semialdehyde reductase, translating into MAYDATHQRDVPLSDAALSQLFTEARTRNGWTDRPVAPELLRKLYDLTKFGPTAVNGSPARFVFVTSPEAKARLIPLMSEGNRDKTQQAPVTVIVGQDMDFHDHLDALFPHAPGAKAWFADEAARRETAFRNASLQGGYLTIAARALGLDVGPMSGFDAAGVKAQFFPDSHVEPNYILNLGYGSDENLFPRSPRLSFDEAAKIL; encoded by the coding sequence ATGGCCTATGACGCTACTCATCAACGCGACGTCCCGCTGTCGGACGCCGCCCTGTCGCAACTGTTCACCGAGGCGCGCACGCGCAACGGCTGGACTGACCGCCCCGTCGCGCCGGAACTGCTGCGCAAGCTGTATGACCTGACCAAGTTCGGGCCGACGGCGGTCAACGGATCGCCCGCCCGCTTCGTCTTCGTCACGTCTCCGGAGGCCAAGGCCCGCCTGATCCCGCTGATGAGCGAGGGCAATCGCGACAAGACGCAGCAGGCCCCGGTGACGGTGATCGTCGGTCAGGACATGGATTTCCACGACCATCTCGACGCCCTGTTCCCCCACGCTCCGGGCGCCAAGGCCTGGTTCGCCGACGAGGCCGCTCGGCGTGAGACCGCCTTCCGCAATGCCTCGCTGCAAGGCGGCTATCTGACCATCGCCGCCCGCGCCCTGGGCCTGGATGTCGGGCCGATGTCCGGCTTCGACGCCGCCGGCGTGAAGGCCCAGTTCTTCCCCGACAGCCATGTCGAGCCGAACTATATCCTCAACCTCGGCTATGGCTCGGACGAGAACCTGTTTCCACGCTCGCCGCGCCTGTCGTTCGACGAGGCCGCAAAGATCCTCTGA
- a CDS encoding TraB/GumN family protein codes for MTFTAHLKSSVSTLVRGAIGVAGGVALFAAIAGVPADVLAQTAAPAAPAPIQGEGPALWVVKDADSTLYLFGSVHVLRPTTGWASPRVEAAFDSASDIWFEISNPDDQAAIMPLIQQHGLSPETPLSSRLTPEENAELDAAAQAMGASAAQLQPMKPWLAALSLSVAPLIKAGYDPKSGVELVLKARAEAAGKPIHGFETIDKQIGILAGLPDDVQLVFLRETLKDYENAATKLDEMVEAWARGDVATLDRVTITEMKEASPALYQSVLVDRNTDWANQIQTLLEGSGTAFIAVGAAHLTGDDSVQAILQKRGVTVEAAN; via the coding sequence ATGACCTTTACAGCCCATCTCAAATCCTCCGTTTCCACCCTGGTGCGGGGCGCGATCGGCGTCGCCGGAGGCGTGGCGCTGTTCGCCGCCATCGCCGGCGTCCCGGCTGACGTCCTGGCCCAGACCGCCGCGCCTGCTGCGCCCGCGCCCATCCAGGGCGAAGGCCCCGCCCTGTGGGTGGTCAAGGATGCGGATTCGACCCTGTATCTGTTCGGCTCGGTCCATGTGCTTCGCCCGACGACCGGCTGGGCCAGCCCCCGCGTCGAGGCCGCCTTCGACAGCGCCTCGGACATCTGGTTCGAGATCAGCAATCCCGACGACCAGGCCGCCATCATGCCGCTGATTCAGCAGCACGGCCTGTCGCCCGAGACCCCCTTGTCCAGCCGCCTGACGCCGGAAGAAAACGCCGAACTGGATGCGGCAGCCCAAGCCATGGGCGCCTCGGCCGCCCAGCTTCAGCCGATGAAGCCCTGGTTGGCGGCGCTCAGCCTGTCGGTCGCGCCGCTGATCAAGGCCGGCTACGACCCCAAGTCGGGCGTCGAACTGGTGTTGAAGGCGCGCGCCGAGGCGGCGGGCAAGCCGATCCACGGCTTCGAGACCATCGACAAACAGATCGGCATCCTGGCCGGCCTGCCCGACGACGTGCAACTGGTCTTCCTGCGCGAGACGCTGAAGGACTACGAGAACGCCGCCACAAAACTGGATGAAATGGTCGAGGCCTGGGCCCGGGGCGACGTCGCAACGCTGGATCGCGTCACGATCACGGAAATGAAGGAGGCCTCGCCGGCCCTCTATCAGTCCGTTCTGGTGGATCGGAACACCGACTGGGCCAACCAGATCCAGACCCTGCTTGAAGGCTCCGGCACCGCCTTCATCGCCGTCGGCGCCGCTCACCTGACCGGCGACGACAGCGTCCAGGCCATCCTGCAAAAGCGCGGCGTGACGGTCGAAGCGGCGAACTGA
- a CDS encoding DNA polymerase III subunit gamma/tau: MTDSDTNLDGPPWEEDDVAPRDENTDDMFGAPAAAPEPVVAPAAAPVAKPAPADVEAHVDDGAAYQVLARKYRPRTFEDLIGQEAMVRTLTNAFATGRIAHAFMLTGVRGVGKTTTARLLARALNNETDVIDKPSLALTAHGRHDAAIMAGQHMDVMEMDAASHTGVNDIRDILESVRYAPVEARYKVYVLDEVHMLSTQAFNALLKTLEEPPPHAKFIFATTEIRKVPVTILSRCQRFDLRRVEPEILVEHLGRIADREGMKIENDALALISRAAEGSVRDGLSLLDQALVQAERGEMVKTETVRDMLGLADRTQTIALFESVMAGRTPEALESFRTLYGFGADPVQVTNDLLEHCHAASVAKMLGPNATRLPNDQAQKLAALGAAIPAATLSRTWQMLLKALDEVRRAPNPADAVEMAIVRLAYAADLPGPEEALKRLQSGEPMGGGSAPRGGGGGGGGGTSAQMAARPVMAPALPDPQTFEQVVALIGEKREVGLQMDVERYVKPVSFKPGAIVYESVQGAPIELARKLSARLREWTGRTWLIAANGQGGAETVIEVQKKARAAERAEVEANPFVQAVLQAFPGAKLGEIKTIAPTVVTPEIPDVVEDDDED, encoded by the coding sequence ATGACGGACAGCGACACGAATCTCGACGGCCCGCCCTGGGAAGAGGACGACGTCGCCCCGCGCGACGAAAACACCGACGACATGTTCGGCGCGCCTGCCGCAGCGCCAGAGCCGGTCGTGGCGCCCGCTGCCGCCCCCGTCGCCAAGCCCGCCCCCGCCGACGTCGAGGCCCACGTCGATGACGGCGCCGCCTATCAGGTGCTGGCGCGCAAATACCGGCCGCGCACCTTCGAGGATCTGATCGGTCAGGAGGCGATGGTGCGCACCCTGACCAATGCCTTCGCCACGGGCCGGATCGCCCACGCCTTCATGCTGACGGGCGTGCGCGGCGTCGGCAAGACGACCACCGCTCGCCTTTTGGCTCGCGCCCTGAACAACGAGACCGACGTCATCGACAAGCCGTCGCTGGCCCTGACCGCCCACGGCCGGCACGACGCCGCCATCATGGCCGGCCAGCACATGGACGTGATGGAGATGGACGCGGCGTCGCACACCGGCGTCAACGACATCCGCGACATTCTCGAAAGCGTCCGCTATGCGCCCGTCGAGGCGCGTTACAAGGTCTATGTGCTGGACGAGGTCCACATGCTGTCGACGCAGGCGTTCAACGCCCTGCTGAAGACGCTGGAAGAGCCGCCGCCCCACGCCAAATTCATCTTCGCCACCACCGAGATCCGCAAGGTGCCGGTGACGATCCTGAGCCGCTGTCAGCGCTTCGACCTGCGTCGTGTCGAGCCGGAAATCCTGGTCGAGCATCTGGGCCGGATCGCAGACCGCGAAGGCATGAAGATCGAGAACGACGCCTTGGCCCTGATCTCGCGCGCGGCCGAGGGGTCGGTGCGTGACGGCCTGTCGCTGCTGGACCAGGCCCTGGTTCAGGCCGAGCGCGGCGAGATGGTCAAGACCGAGACGGTGCGCGACATGCTGGGCCTGGCCGACCGGACCCAGACCATCGCCCTGTTCGAAAGCGTCATGGCTGGACGCACGCCCGAGGCGCTGGAGAGTTTCCGCACCCTCTACGGCTTCGGCGCCGATCCGGTGCAGGTGACCAACGACCTGTTGGAACATTGCCACGCCGCCTCTGTCGCCAAGATGCTGGGTCCGAATGCGACGCGCCTGCCCAATGATCAGGCGCAGAAGTTGGCGGCCCTGGGTGCAGCCATTCCAGCGGCGACGTTGTCGCGCACCTGGCAGATGCTGCTGAAGGCGCTGGACGAGGTGCGGCGCGCGCCCAATCCGGCCGATGCGGTGGAAATGGCGATCGTGCGCCTGGCCTATGCCGCCGATCTGCCGGGACCGGAGGAGGCGCTGAAGCGGCTGCAGTCCGGTGAACCGATGGGCGGCGGCTCGGCCCCGCGTGGTGGCGGTGGTGGAGGCGGCGGCGGAACTTCGGCGCAGATGGCCGCGCGGCCGGTGATGGCCCCCGCCCTGCCCGATCCGCAGACCTTCGAACAGGTCGTCGCCCTGATCGGCGAGAAGCGCGAGGTCGGACTTCAGATGGATGTGGAGCGGTATGTGAAGCCGGTCTCGTTCAAGCCCGGCGCCATCGTCTATGAAAGCGTCCAGGGCGCGCCCATCGAACTGGCCCGCAAGCTGTCGGCCCGCCTGCGCGAATGGACCGGTCGCACCTGGCTGATCGCCGCCAACGGCCAGGGCGGGGCCGAGACGGTCATCGAAGTCCAGAAAAAGGCCCGCGCCGCCGAACGCGCCGAGGTCGAGGCCAATCCCTTCGTCCAGGCGGTGCTTCAGGCCTTCCCCGGCGCCAAGCTGGGCGAGATCAAGACCATCGCCCCGACCGTGGTCACCCCGGAAATCCCCGACGTGGTCGAGGACGACGA
- a CDS encoding YbaB/EbfC family nucleoid-associated protein gives MKDLTQLMQQAQAMQQKLQDAQARMAETTAEGSSGGGLVSVSLKGPGEITAIKIDDSLLSPGEGEILADLIVAAHADAKRKLDEQNNALMREAAGPMAGMNIPGMPKLF, from the coding sequence ATGAAAGATCTGACCCAACTGATGCAGCAGGCCCAGGCGATGCAGCAAAAGCTGCAGGACGCCCAAGCCAGGATGGCTGAAACCACAGCCGAGGGTTCGTCCGGCGGCGGCCTCGTCTCGGTGTCCCTCAAGGGGCCTGGCGAGATTACGGCCATCAAGATCGACGACAGTCTGTTGAGCCCGGGCGAGGGCGAGATCCTGGCCGATCTTATCGTCGCCGCCCATGCGGACGCCAAGCGCAAGCTGGATGAGCAAAACAACGCCCTGATGCGCGAGGCCGCAGGCCCCATGGCCGGGATGAACATTCCCGGAATGCCGAAACTGTTCTGA
- a CDS encoding 3-deoxy-manno-octulosonate cytidylyltransferase — MNPLIMIPARMAATRLPNKPLALIGDTPMIVRAYRQAEASGLPVVVAAGDPEIVEAVEAAGGRAVLTDPALPSGSDRIRAAVDAIDPEGDFDAVINVQGDMPFASPGLAVACAAILHGEPTCDIATLVAAEADGSDRTNPDVVKAVLALGEGERQARALYFTRSTLYGDAPVWRHIGVYGYRREALNRFCAAPPSPLEKREKLEQLRALEMGMQIWAAVIDEAPLSVDNPADLEAARALA, encoded by the coding sequence ATGAATCCGTTGATAATGATACCGGCTCGCATGGCCGCCACTCGCCTGCCGAACAAGCCGCTGGCCCTGATCGGCGACACGCCGATGATCGTGCGCGCCTATCGCCAGGCCGAGGCCTCGGGCCTGCCGGTCGTGGTCGCCGCCGGCGATCCAGAAATCGTAGAGGCGGTGGAAGCCGCAGGCGGCCGCGCCGTCCTGACCGACCCGGCCCTGCCGTCGGGCTCGGACCGCATTCGCGCCGCCGTGGACGCCATCGACCCCGAGGGCGATTTCGACGCCGTCATCAACGTCCAGGGCGACATGCCCTTCGCCAGCCCCGGTCTGGCCGTCGCCTGCGCCGCCATCCTACACGGCGAGCCGACCTGCGACATCGCCACCCTGGTCGCCGCCGAGGCCGACGGGTCGGACCGGACCAATCCCGATGTGGTCAAGGCGGTGCTGGCTCTGGGCGAAGGCGAACGCCAGGCGCGCGCCCTCTATTTCACGCGCTCGACCCTGTACGGCGACGCCCCCGTCTGGCGCCACATCGGCGTCTATGGCTATCGCCGTGAGGCGCTGAACCGCTTCTGCGCCGCGCCGCCGTCGCCGCTGGAAAAACGCGAGAAGCTGGAACAGCTGCGCGCCTTGGAAATGGGCATGCAGATCTGGGCCGCCGTCATCGACGAAGCCCCCCTGTCCGTCGACAATCCCGCCGACCTGGAGGCGGCGCGGGCGCTGGCCTAG
- a CDS encoding c-type cytochrome codes for MSGDLKWNKIFGAALGTAFVILVVQQASGLVYHSEAPEKMGYFVDAPEEAAGGEAAELAPDWGTVLPTADLAAGEAAFARCQACHDAHQGGADKIGPNLWGVVGGPVMHRPGFAYSDAMAKHKAEAPTWGYDQINSFITAPAKYVPGTKMSFAGIRDTQTRINLIAWLRTQGSGGFAIPAPDPTRQPGAAAPAAGAPATGEAPVTEGAAATEATGTTPAAGAPAASQATPAAPPAATASAPPNT; via the coding sequence ATGAGCGGCGATCTTAAGTGGAACAAGATTTTCGGCGCGGCTCTGGGGACGGCGTTCGTCATCCTGGTCGTCCAGCAGGCCTCGGGCCTCGTCTATCATTCGGAAGCGCCCGAAAAGATGGGCTATTTCGTCGATGCGCCGGAAGAAGCCGCCGGCGGTGAAGCCGCCGAACTGGCGCCCGACTGGGGCACGGTCCTGCCGACCGCCGATCTGGCCGCCGGCGAGGCCGCCTTCGCACGTTGCCAGGCCTGCCATGACGCGCACCAGGGCGGCGCCGACAAGATCGGTCCGAACCTGTGGGGCGTGGTCGGCGGGCCGGTCATGCACCGTCCGGGCTTCGCCTATTCCGACGCCATGGCCAAGCACAAGGCCGAGGCGCCGACCTGGGGCTATGACCAGATCAACAGCTTCATCACGGCCCCGGCCAAATACGTGCCCGGCACCAAGATGTCCTTCGCCGGCATCCGCGACACTCAGACGCGCATCAATCTGATCGCCTGGCTGCGCACTCAGGGCTCGGGCGGCTTCGCCATCCCGGCGCCGGATCCCACCCGTCAGCCTGGCGCGGCCGCGCCGGCCGCCGGCGCGCCTGCGACGGGCGAGGCCCCGGTGACCGAGGGCGCCGCGGCGACCGAAGCGACCGGGACCACCCCGGCCGCCGGCGCCCCCGCCGCGTCTCAGGCGACCCCGGCGGCCCCGCCCGCCGCGACGGCGTCTGCGCCGCCCAACACCTGA
- a CDS encoding DNA recombination protein RmuC: MNMLVLILAVLAAAFAGGFLWAYMGWQRTSGALAAAEARIDLVEESRLTMGELLKAQAAQSAQVVADQMVSRATETFRAQDQLARERMAAQLKPVADTLTKFQEHVAALEKTRSEETGGLREQLAQLMTASSATRDEARKLTEALRGNTGRRGRWGEQTCRNVLEAAGMAGRFDFTEQTSSADDEGRQNRPDFIVRLPGGGMFVIDAKVPLAFDDGEGDEEARARSVGLRTAASLKTHVRQLSSKAYQDQFKPSPDFVVLFVPGDAFLVTALDHEPDLMTQAMASRVVIVTPSTLFALCKAVAYGWRAEEQAANADKVAALGRELYKRLSVMGGHASAVGRALDTAVGKYNQFVGSLESQVMVSARRFEDLQVDHEGKALPDLTPVETAPRAIARPELIAAAKAE, translated from the coding sequence ATGAACATGCTTGTGCTGATCCTCGCTGTCCTGGCCGCCGCGTTCGCGGGCGGTTTTCTGTGGGCCTATATGGGCTGGCAGAGGACGAGCGGCGCGCTGGCGGCGGCGGAGGCCCGCATCGATCTGGTCGAGGAAAGCCGTTTGACCATGGGCGAACTGCTCAAGGCCCAGGCCGCGCAGTCGGCCCAGGTCGTGGCGGATCAGATGGTCAGTCGCGCGACCGAGACCTTCCGCGCTCAGGACCAGCTGGCGCGCGAGCGGATGGCCGCCCAGCTGAAACCTGTCGCCGACACCCTGACCAAGTTCCAGGAGCATGTCGCCGCGCTGGAGAAGACGCGCTCCGAAGAGACCGGGGGGCTGCGTGAACAGCTGGCCCAGCTGATGACGGCCTCCTCCGCCACGCGCGACGAGGCGCGCAAGCTGACCGAGGCCCTGCGCGGCAATACGGGCCGTCGCGGGCGCTGGGGCGAGCAGACCTGTCGCAATGTGCTGGAGGCCGCCGGCATGGCGGGGCGGTTCGACTTCACCGAGCAGACGTCCAGCGCCGACGACGAGGGCCGCCAGAACCGGCCCGACTTCATCGTCCGCCTGCCCGGCGGCGGCATGTTCGTGATCGACGCCAAGGTTCCGCTGGCCTTCGACGACGGGGAGGGCGACGAGGAGGCGCGCGCCCGCTCCGTCGGTCTGCGCACCGCCGCCAGCCTGAAAACCCATGTGCGCCAACTGTCGTCCAAGGCCTATCAGGACCAGTTCAAGCCCAGCCCCGATTTCGTCGTCCTGTTCGTGCCCGGCGACGCCTTCCTGGTAACGGCTCTGGACCATGAGCCAGATTTGATGACCCAGGCCATGGCCTCGCGCGTCGTCATCGTCACGCCCTCGACCCTGTTCGCCCTGTGCAAGGCCGTCGCCTATGGCTGGCGCGCGGAAGAGCAGGCGGCCAACGCCGACAAGGTCGCCGCCTTGGGCCGCGAACTCTACAAGCGGCTGTCGGTCATGGGCGGCCATGCCTCCGCCGTCGGACGCGCGCTGGATACGGCCGTCGGCAAGTACAATCAGTTCGTCGGCTCGCTCGAGAGCCAGGTCATGGTCTCCGCACGCCGGTTCGAGGATCTGCAGGTCGACCATGAGGGCAAGGCCTTGCCGGATCTGACGCCGGTCGAAACCGCACCCCGCGCCATCGCCCGTCCCGAACTGATCGCCGCCGCCAAGGCGGAGTAG
- the recR gene encoding recombination mediator RecR: MAVSAGPEIERLISLLAKLPGLGPRSARRAALALLKRREQLLVPLAASLAETAEKVVSCSVCGAPDTRDPCAICSDGSRDNGLICVVEEAGALWAMERSGAFRGKYHVLGGLLSALDGVGPEHLRVTELVGRVRGGGVREVVLALPATVDGQTTAHYVAERIAGPDVEITSLARGVPVGGELDWLDDGTIVQALRARRPA; encoded by the coding sequence ATGGCCGTCTCCGCCGGGCCGGAGATCGAACGGCTGATCTCCCTTCTCGCCAAACTGCCGGGCCTGGGTCCGCGCTCGGCGCGGCGCGCGGCGCTGGCGCTGTTGAAGCGGCGCGAGCAGTTGCTGGTGCCGCTGGCGGCGTCGCTGGCCGAGACGGCGGAAAAGGTCGTGTCGTGCTCGGTTTGCGGCGCGCCGGATACGCGCGACCCCTGCGCCATCTGTTCGGACGGATCGCGTGACAATGGCCTGATCTGCGTGGTCGAGGAGGCCGGCGCCCTGTGGGCGATGGAGCGATCCGGCGCCTTTCGCGGAAAATATCATGTGCTGGGCGGACTGCTGTCCGCTCTGGACGGCGTCGGACCCGAGCATCTGCGGGTCACCGAACTGGTCGGGCGCGTAAGGGGCGGGGGCGTGCGCGAGGTCGTGCTGGCCCTGCCGGCCACGGTCGATGGCCAGACGACCGCCCACTATGTCGCTGAGCGGATCGCCGGGCCGGATGTGGAGATCACCTCGCTGGCGCGCGGGGTGCCGGTCGGCGGCGAACTGGATTGGCTGGACGACGGCACCATCGTCCAGGCCCTTCGCGCCCGCCGCCCGGCCTGA
- a CDS encoding helix-turn-helix transcriptional regulator: MNNRLKVLRAERDWSQAQLAEQLGVSRQTVNALETGRYDPSLPLAFKIARVFGQPIESIFSDDKA, encoded by the coding sequence ATGAACAATCGTCTCAAGGTCCTGCGCGCCGAGCGCGACTGGAGCCAGGCGCAGTTGGCCGAACAACTCGGCGTATCGCGCCAGACCGTGAACGCCCTGGAGACCGGCCGTTACGACCCCTCCCTGCCGCTGGCCTTCAAGATCGCCCGCGTCTTCGGCCAACCCATCGAATCCATCTTTTCAGACGATAAAGCGTGA
- the nudC gene encoding NAD(+) diphosphatase translates to MAHQNTFAGNPLDRAGDLRNDPDWLAEQAAKPYAQALVLWEGRPLIEETGEGPRLAWLQMRHARTLVRDREAFLGLWNDEPVFAIEFEGSIDPTDGPLAGLGAFQEMRAAAAILPAADAAIAGGAKSLFDWRRKHGFCANCGTLSETASGGWKRICPACGTEHFPRVDPVTIMLPVYKGGAEPICLVGRQAAWPAGRMSALAGFLEPGESIEEACAREVKEEAGLTVIATAYHSSQPWPFPSQLMIGLIAEVSDDQAQPDQTELEAVAWLTRAEARAVLAGEHPSIQAPPPFAIAHSLIKAWVEEV, encoded by the coding sequence ATGGCCCATCAGAACACCTTCGCCGGCAATCCGCTCGATCGGGCCGGGGACCTGAGGAATGATCCCGACTGGCTGGCGGAGCAGGCCGCCAAGCCCTACGCCCAGGCCCTGGTGCTCTGGGAGGGGCGGCCGCTGATTGAGGAGACGGGCGAGGGGCCGAGGCTGGCGTGGCTGCAGATGCGCCATGCGCGCACCCTGGTGCGCGATCGCGAGGCGTTTCTGGGCCTGTGGAACGACGAACCCGTCTTCGCCATCGAGTTTGAAGGCTCGATCGATCCGACCGATGGGCCGCTGGCCGGGCTGGGCGCCTTTCAAGAGATGCGCGCGGCGGCGGCGATCCTGCCGGCAGCGGATGCGGCGATCGCGGGCGGGGCCAAGAGCCTGTTCGACTGGCGACGCAAACACGGCTTCTGCGCCAACTGCGGCACCCTGAGCGAGACGGCGTCGGGCGGCTGGAAGCGGATTTGCCCGGCCTGCGGGACCGAGCATTTCCCGCGCGTCGATCCGGTCACCATCATGCTGCCGGTCTATAAAGGCGGGGCCGAACCCATCTGCCTGGTTGGCCGTCAGGCGGCCTGGCCTGCCGGACGGATGTCGGCTCTGGCCGGGTTCCTGGAACCGGGCGAATCCATCGAGGAGGCCTGCGCCCGCGAGGTGAAGGAAGAGGCCGGCCTGACCGTGATCGCCACGGCCTATCACTCCAGCCAACCCTGGCCCTTTCCCTCGCAACTGATGATCGGCCTGATCGCGGAGGTGTCGGACGATCAGGCGCAACCGGACCAGACCGAATTGGAAGCCGTCGCCTGGCTGACGCGGGCCGAGGCGCGCGCCGTGCTGGCGGGCGAGCATCCGAGCATTCAGGCCCCGCCGCCCTTCGCCATCGCCCACAGCCTGATCAAGGCCTGGGTCGAGGAGGTCTAG